Proteins found in one Salvia splendens isolate huo1 chromosome 10, SspV2, whole genome shotgun sequence genomic segment:
- the LOC121750509 gene encoding transcription factor TCP5-like isoform X2 — MNSNSKEGEVRVKQEGAARPQWSSIHKNPRIVCVSRTFGGKDRHSKVCTVRGLRDRRIRLSIPTAVQLYELQEKLGLSQPSKVFDWLLDVTKSDIDKLPPLPTIPGIFPNPNQDSSSQPPLSQLLSSKIDDERGKEREKWIEQENQEEGFGGFVAQNLFPLPNTINHQSNFPNFNHNPYFHLDHPNLSLSPFGPNYISQLPNQGYDQSMNNNPSNSHLYFCPTAPFVPSYLPPSMENVQQNLGFSAALHLMSSPMRPFAFKPAHQDGAGRSEMKEDL, encoded by the coding sequence ATGAATTCCAATTCGAAAGAGGGAGAGGTGCGAGTGAAGCAAGAAGGCGCGGCGAGACCACAGTGGTCATCAATCCACAAAAACCCCCGAATAGTGTGCGTTTCACGCACCTTTGGAGGCAAAGACCGCCACAGCAAAGTATGCACGGTGAGGGGGCTAAGAGACCGGCGAATCCGCCTTTCCATCCCCACAGCCGTCCAGCTCTACGAGCTCCAAGAAAAGCTCGGGCTGAGCCAGCCTAGCAAGGTCTTCGACTGGCTCCTCGACGTCACCAAATCCGACATCGATAAACTCCCCCCTCTCCCCACCATCCCAGGAATCTTCCCTAACCCTAATCAAGATTCATCATCTCAACCACCCCTCTCCCAATTACTCTCCTCCAAGATCGATGATGAGAGAGGAAAGGAGAGGGAGAAATGGATTGAGCAAGAGAATCAAGAGGAGGGTTTTGGGGGATTTGTGGCACAGAATCTTTTCCCATTACCAAACACTATTAATCATCAATCCAATTTCCCTAATTTTAATCACAACCCTTATTTCCATTTGGATCATCCCAATTTGTCCCTGTCTCCATTTGGACCTAATTACATTAGTCAATTGCCTAATCAAGGATATGATCAATCAATGAATAACAATCCTTCAAATTCTCATCTCTACTTCTGCCCCACTGCACCTTTTGTTCCTTCCTATTTGCCTCCTTCAATGGAGAATGTGCAGCAGAATCTCGGGTTCTCAGCGGCTCTCCATCTCATGAGCTCCCCGATGAGGCCCTTCGCTTTCAAACCGGCCCACCAGGATGGTGCCGGGAGATCGGAGATGAAGGAGGACTTATAG
- the LOC121752278 gene encoding uncharacterized protein LOC121752278, translating to MSLAQGKNDIVEDKEIIEDGKDIAMYQPRKRLKTEDLSDLPRTHVESFSEVGDLSFGNERQIRENHSLVQPSSECQSTPTNKNDRTLTGKSDDTNGNGDTDMHELMTGNNEMLNVESTKTDTSEFPGVASSGACCKDFPIHLGIEDQCFSTHATTRSTSCDDGMLASKHLEELHDEAKKIISVVDGDALSGVTRSYHEEQSVSSHDDDISLDDTQAVVSETINVLVDRVFSANMKKKLLVLDLNGLLVDISSYVPYNYDPDDIIMKKAVFRRPHCHDFLNFCFEKFNVGFWTSRTKRNMEPLLDFLLGNNKSRLLFHWDQSHCTDTGYYTVDKKNKPLLLKKLKKLWDKCEPGLPWERGVYNESNTLLLDDTPYKALTNPRYTAVFPYSYCFRDVRDNSLGPGGDLRVYLEGLAEAENVQEYVKQNPFGQRPITEKNLSWGYYRKVIAANSTPPRETDVGSHRDEQ from the exons GTCTGGCTCAGGGAAAGAATGACATTGTTGAGGATAAGGAGATTATTGAAGATGGCAAAGATATAGCTATGTATCAACCAAGGAAAAGACTGAAGACGGAAGACCTATCTGATCTCCCAAGAACTCATGTGGAATCTTTCAGTGAGGTTGGTGATTTATCCTTTGGAAATGAGCGCCAAATTAGGGAAAACCATTCTTTGGTTCAGCCCTCTTCAGAATGTCAAAGTACTCCCACGAATAAAAATGACAGAACACTGACTGGAAAGTCAGATGATACAAATGGAAACGGTGATACTGACATGCATGAACTTATGACTGGAAATAATGAAATGCTTAATGTAGAATCTACAAAGACAGATACAAGTGAATTCCCAGGAGTAGCTTCTAGTGGTGCATGTTGCAAAGATTTTCCTATTCATTTGGGCATTGAGGATCAATGCTTCTCCACGCATGCAACAACAAGAAGTACGTCTTGTGATGATGGTATGCTAGCAAGCAAACACCTGGAAGAACTCCATGACGAGGCAAAGAAAATAATTAGTGTGGTTGATGGTGATGCATTGAGTGGGGTTACTCGATCATACCATGAGGAACAGTCCGTGTCATCGCATGACGATGATATCTCCTTAGATGATACACAAGCTGTTGTTAGTGAAACCATAAATGTCTTAGTTGATAGAGTTTTTTCTGCCAACATGAAGAAGAAGCTTCTTGTTCTTGATTTGAATGGGTTGCTTGTTGATATATCCTCATATGTACCTTACAATTACGACCCAGATGATATAATAATGAAGAAAGCAG tttttagGAGGCCTCACTGTCACGATTTTCTAAACTTCTGCTTTGAGAAGTTCAATGTGGGTTTTTGGACTTCAAGAACGAA GAGAAATATGGAGCCActtcttgattttcttttaGGGAATAATAAGTCAAGGTTGCTTTTTCATTGG GATCAATCGCACTGCACTGATACAGGTTATTATACTGTGGATAAAAAAAACAAGCCTCTTCTCTTGAAGAAACTAAAAAAGTTATGGGATAAATGTGAGCCTGGTCTTCCATGGGAGAGGGGAGTGTATAACGAATCAAATACGCTTTTATTAGATGATACTCCCTATAAGGCTTTAACAAACCCT CGATACACTGCAGTCTTTCCTTACAGTTACTGCTTCAGAGATGTAAGAGACAATTCATTAG GGCCTGGAGGTGATCTCCGAGTTTACTTAGAGGGGTTGGCCGAAGCAGAAAATGTTCAAGAATATGTAAAGCAAAACCCATTCGGACAGAGGCCCATAACGGAGAAAAACCTTTCCTGGGGTTACTATCGTAAGGTTATCGCAGCAAACTCCACACCGCCACGAGAAACAGATGTAGGCAGCCATCGAGATGAACAGTAA
- the LOC121750509 gene encoding transcription factor TCP5-like isoform X1 has product MLTGSVEINFWCRVGHSPSMNSNSKEGEVRVKQEGAARPQWSSIHKNPRIVCVSRTFGGKDRHSKVCTVRGLRDRRIRLSIPTAVQLYELQEKLGLSQPSKVFDWLLDVTKSDIDKLPPLPTIPGIFPNPNQDSSSQPPLSQLLSSKIDDERGKEREKWIEQENQEEGFGGFVAQNLFPLPNTINHQSNFPNFNHNPYFHLDHPNLSLSPFGPNYISQLPNQGYDQSMNNNPSNSHLYFCPTAPFVPSYLPPSMENVQQNLGFSAALHLMSSPMRPFAFKPAHQDGAGRSEMKEDL; this is encoded by the coding sequence ATGCTGACAGGATCCGTTGAGATTAATTTTTGGTGCAGAGTTGGTCATAGTCCAAGCATGAATTCCAATTCGAAAGAGGGAGAGGTGCGAGTGAAGCAAGAAGGCGCGGCGAGACCACAGTGGTCATCAATCCACAAAAACCCCCGAATAGTGTGCGTTTCACGCACCTTTGGAGGCAAAGACCGCCACAGCAAAGTATGCACGGTGAGGGGGCTAAGAGACCGGCGAATCCGCCTTTCCATCCCCACAGCCGTCCAGCTCTACGAGCTCCAAGAAAAGCTCGGGCTGAGCCAGCCTAGCAAGGTCTTCGACTGGCTCCTCGACGTCACCAAATCCGACATCGATAAACTCCCCCCTCTCCCCACCATCCCAGGAATCTTCCCTAACCCTAATCAAGATTCATCATCTCAACCACCCCTCTCCCAATTACTCTCCTCCAAGATCGATGATGAGAGAGGAAAGGAGAGGGAGAAATGGATTGAGCAAGAGAATCAAGAGGAGGGTTTTGGGGGATTTGTGGCACAGAATCTTTTCCCATTACCAAACACTATTAATCATCAATCCAATTTCCCTAATTTTAATCACAACCCTTATTTCCATTTGGATCATCCCAATTTGTCCCTGTCTCCATTTGGACCTAATTACATTAGTCAATTGCCTAATCAAGGATATGATCAATCAATGAATAACAATCCTTCAAATTCTCATCTCTACTTCTGCCCCACTGCACCTTTTGTTCCTTCCTATTTGCCTCCTTCAATGGAGAATGTGCAGCAGAATCTCGGGTTCTCAGCGGCTCTCCATCTCATGAGCTCCCCGATGAGGCCCTTCGCTTTCAAACCGGCCCACCAGGATGGTGCCGGGAGATCGGAGATGAAGGAGGACTTATAG
- the LOC121751696 gene encoding protein LONGIFOLIA 2-like isoform X1 produces MAAKLLHSLTDENPDFQIGCMTGIFQMFERQHMLSNSTKRLHPPPGSSHISSCDTSERDFNGAQPKPSSLQDKYSYKNMQDRQRYSAESSRPSFSSSSRSSSFSSLDCNKASQLEAGSFDRMIFPETSSRDSATSLQPLSSRQTLDLRDLVKESIYRETHGSSVKVRPSEGAAVPFVYRDSPRLQSETSDGGGKKQCSPADIKESLRILAKLQEAPRYNNEARALLRSSSCHYKDGSSVSISRDGPRFSYDGNGSNSALKLKDLPRLSLDSRESSMRSVGADSKSSVLSKTMQKNCSMVQGKVQTRPPSVVAKLMGLDSLPDSVSSGDSNMGSTRSYQGESFVDESSLSEKIDKTKPVQPSSPLKNSWKEPISPRWRNSDGSVKPMSWLPLEPAPWKQNDGTRTSQKPASRSARAPANASTVFPSVYSEIEKRLGDLEFTQSGKDLRALKQILDAMQVKGLLETSKDVQGSKYSIHKDHEEFLLSSSRSVDRGKLPADEVLAITKRKAIAAQTHESPIVIMKPAKSLEKSGIPVGSVVSHGGFSSQPNLRVSESANNRKSSYGGRISNDVVSKSSERQSALSSVGTRNNRTLRTTQTSTKSQQSATDGSAGLVKISGPVSPRMQQKKLEPERRSRPPTPPDSSKSRKQPNKQQAESKYAGGRQRPKNSYSQKCDEQLSEVSVESRNSSSHDIEDSAESNDTITRGYRNVEFNSSKRSLRDTNLDSSSSKASQFVLSSVVEKNSTLMLSEEEAAESGYVPPEYLSPVSVLDNAAYAHDSPSPIKYSGKTLKVDVPAVNERDTNERSSTESFICSSVEFGSTFDYTREKLQNIDNLVKKLRRLNSSHDEARTDYIASLCENENPDHRYISEILLASGLLLRDLGSNLTDFQFHQSGNPINPELFLVLEQTKASASSKDKSTATTRLTANEKLQRKLIFDTVNETLARKLASTSSESKPWWGQVKLARKVLNAQNLLKELCCEIEELETKSPICSSGDEDDGWKTIFSHDVLLQSDNWMNFDTDTSGVVLDIERLVFKDLVDEIVRGESAGLTAKQGSRKPSSK; encoded by the exons ATGGCAGCAAAGCTCTTGCATTCTTTAACAGATGAAAATCCAGATTTTCAAATTGGGTGTATGACTGGGATCTTTCAAATGTTTGAACGTCAACACATGCTTAGCAACAGCACCAAGAGGCTGCACCCTCCACCCG GAAGTTCCCACATCAGTAGTTGTGATACATCGGAGAGAGATTTTAATGGTGCACAACCGAAGCCCTCATCACTG CAGGATAAGTATTCTTACAAGAATATGCAAGACCGACAAAGATACTCTGCTGAATCATCGAGGCcttcattctcatcttcatccCGCTCATCCTCATTCTCTTCTCTTGACTGTAACAAAGCTAGTCAGTTGGAAGCTGGATCATTTGACAGAATGATTTTCCCCGAAACTTCTTCAAGGGACTCAGCAACGAGCCTGCAGCCCCTGTCTAGTCGACAAACTCTTGACCTTCGAGATCTGGTGAAGGAGTCAATTTATAGGGAAACTCATGGTTCATCGGTGAAGGTTAGGCCTAGTGAGGGAGCAGCAGTTCCGTTCGTGTACAGAGACTCACCAAGGCTACAATCAGAAACCAGTGATGGTGGCGGCAAGAAACAATGCTCGCCTGCTGACATCAAGGAGTCTCTTAGAATTCTTGCTAAGCTTCAAGAGGCACCTCGCTATAATAATGAAGCTAGAGCACTTTTGAGATCATCATCGTGCCATTACAAAGATGGATCATCAGTATCAATCTCAAGAGACGGCCCTCGGTTTTCTTATGATGGAAATGGTTCCAATTCTGCTCTGAAGCTTAAAGACCTTCCAAGACTTTCATTGGACAGTAGGGAGAGCTCGATGCGGAGTGTGGGTGCTGACTCAAAGTCCAGTGTCCTCTCGAAAACTATGCAGAAAAACTGCAGTATGGTCCAAGGGAAGGTTCAAACACGCCCCCCAAGCGTCGTTGCAAAGCTGATGGGTTTGGACTCACTACCGGATTCTGTTTCATCTGGTGACAGCAACATGGGTTCTACTAGGAGTTATCAAGGCGAAAGTTTTGTCGATGAATCGAGCTTGTCTGAGAAAATAGATAAAACCAAACCTGTTCAACCGTCTAGTCCCTTGAAGAACTCGTGGAAGGAGCCCATCTCACCACGTTGGAGGAATTCTGATGGTTCGGTAAAACCTATGTCATGGCTTCCCCTTGAGCCAGCACCGTGGAAGCAGAACGATGGGACGAGGACTTCCCAGAAACCAGCATCCAGAAGTGCAAGAGCTCCTGCAAATGCTTCCACTGTGTTTCCTTCTGTTTACAGTGAGATAGAGAAGAGATTGGGAGATCTTGAGTTCACACAGTCGGGAAAGGATCTTCGAGCACTTAAACAAATACTTGACGCAATGCAGGTAAAGGGACTCTTGGAAACGTCGAAAGATGTGCAAGGTTCAAAATACAGTATTCATAAAGATCACGAGGAGTTCCTTTTAAGTTCCTCAAGATCAGTAGACAGGGGAAAACTACCGGCTGATGAAGTGCTTGCTATCACAAAGAGAAAGGCCATTGCGGCCCAAACTCACGAGTCTCCTATTGTCATCATGAAACCAGCTAAATCTTTGGAGAAATCTGGTATCCCTGTTGGTTCTGTAGTTTCACATGGTGGCTTTTCTAGTCAACCTAATCTTCGGGTTAGTGAATCAGCCAACAATAGAAAAAGTTCATACGGTGGCAGGATATCCAACGATGTGGTTTCAAAGTCTAGTGAACGACAGAGTGCTCTAAGTTCTGTCGGTACAAGAAACAACAGAACTCTAAGGACCACACAGACTTCAACAAAGTCCCAGCAGTCGGCCACAGATGGTTCTGCAGGGTTGGTTAAGATCTCTGGACCAGTAAGCCCGAGAATGCAACAGAAGAAGCTTGAACCTGAGAGAAGGTCTCGGCCTCCCACCCCTCCTGATTCAAGCAAATCAAGAAAGCAGCCAAACAAGCAACAGGCCGAATCCAAATATGCTGGCGGAAGGCAAAGACCAAAGAATAGTTATTCTCAGAAATGTGATGAGCAGCTGAGTGAGGTCAGTGTTGAATCAAGAAATTCAAGTTCCCATGACATTGAGGATTCTGCTGAATCGAATGATACCATCACAAGGGGCTATAGAAATGTTGAATTTAATAGCTCTAAAAGATCTCTGCGGGACACCAATTTGGACAGCTCATCTTCAAAGGCTTCTCAGTTTGTACTATCTAGCGTTGTGGAAAAA AATTCTACCCTGATGCTGAGCGAGGAAGAGGCAGCTGAATCTGGTTATGTTCCTCCTGAGTACTTAAGCCCTGTCTCGGTTCTTGACAATGCAGCATATGCACACGACTCTCCGTCTCCTATAAAGTATTCAGGGAAGACCCTCAAAG TGGATGTGCCCGCAGTCAACGAGAGGGATACAAATGAACGGAGCTCAACTGAGAGCTTCATTTGCAGCTCTGTGGAATTTGGCTCTACATTTGACTACACGAGGGAAAAACTTCAAAACATCGATAACTTAGTTAAGAAGCTCAGAAGACTCAACTCCAGCCATGATGAAGCGCGCACAGACTACATTGCCTCGTTGTGCGAGAACGAGAACCCTGACCACAGATACATATCTGAGATATTATTGGCTTCGGGTCTCCTTCTCCGAGACCTTGGTTCAAACCTGACAGATTTCCAGTTTCATCAATCAGGCAATCCTATAAACCCTGAGTTGTTCTTAGTCTTGGAACAGACAAAGGCTAGCGCTTCATCTAAAGACAAGTCCACCGCCACAACTCGGTTGACAGCAAATGAAAAGCTGCAgagaaaattaatatttgatACTGTCAACGAAACTCTTGCTAGAAAACTGGCCTCCACGAGTTCAGAATCCAAGCCTTGGTGGGGGCAGGTTAAGCTAGCAAGGAAGGTATTGAATGCTCAGAATCTACTCAAAGAACTTTGTTGTGAGATTGAAGAACTCGAGACAAAGAGTCCAATTTGCAGTTCAGGTGACGAAGACGATGGGTGGAAAACCATCTTCTCGCACGACGTGCTGCTCCAGTCGGACAACTGGATGAACTTTGACACTGACACCTCAGGCGTTGTTCTTGACATTGAACGGCTTGTTTTTAAGGATTTAGTCGATGAGATTGTGCGCGGAGAGTCTGCCGGCTTGACAGCAAAACAAGGTAGCCGTAAACCCTCTAGCAAGTGA
- the LOC121751696 gene encoding protein LONGIFOLIA 2-like isoform X2, giving the protein MAAKLLHSLTDENPDFQIGCMTGIFQMFERQHMLSNSTKRLHPPPGSSHISSCDTSERDFNGAQPKPSSLDKYSYKNMQDRQRYSAESSRPSFSSSSRSSSFSSLDCNKASQLEAGSFDRMIFPETSSRDSATSLQPLSSRQTLDLRDLVKESIYRETHGSSVKVRPSEGAAVPFVYRDSPRLQSETSDGGGKKQCSPADIKESLRILAKLQEAPRYNNEARALLRSSSCHYKDGSSVSISRDGPRFSYDGNGSNSALKLKDLPRLSLDSRESSMRSVGADSKSSVLSKTMQKNCSMVQGKVQTRPPSVVAKLMGLDSLPDSVSSGDSNMGSTRSYQGESFVDESSLSEKIDKTKPVQPSSPLKNSWKEPISPRWRNSDGSVKPMSWLPLEPAPWKQNDGTRTSQKPASRSARAPANASTVFPSVYSEIEKRLGDLEFTQSGKDLRALKQILDAMQVKGLLETSKDVQGSKYSIHKDHEEFLLSSSRSVDRGKLPADEVLAITKRKAIAAQTHESPIVIMKPAKSLEKSGIPVGSVVSHGGFSSQPNLRVSESANNRKSSYGGRISNDVVSKSSERQSALSSVGTRNNRTLRTTQTSTKSQQSATDGSAGLVKISGPVSPRMQQKKLEPERRSRPPTPPDSSKSRKQPNKQQAESKYAGGRQRPKNSYSQKCDEQLSEVSVESRNSSSHDIEDSAESNDTITRGYRNVEFNSSKRSLRDTNLDSSSSKASQFVLSSVVEKNSTLMLSEEEAAESGYVPPEYLSPVSVLDNAAYAHDSPSPIKYSGKTLKVDVPAVNERDTNERSSTESFICSSVEFGSTFDYTREKLQNIDNLVKKLRRLNSSHDEARTDYIASLCENENPDHRYISEILLASGLLLRDLGSNLTDFQFHQSGNPINPELFLVLEQTKASASSKDKSTATTRLTANEKLQRKLIFDTVNETLARKLASTSSESKPWWGQVKLARKVLNAQNLLKELCCEIEELETKSPICSSGDEDDGWKTIFSHDVLLQSDNWMNFDTDTSGVVLDIERLVFKDLVDEIVRGESAGLTAKQGSRKPSSK; this is encoded by the exons ATGGCAGCAAAGCTCTTGCATTCTTTAACAGATGAAAATCCAGATTTTCAAATTGGGTGTATGACTGGGATCTTTCAAATGTTTGAACGTCAACACATGCTTAGCAACAGCACCAAGAGGCTGCACCCTCCACCCG GAAGTTCCCACATCAGTAGTTGTGATACATCGGAGAGAGATTTTAATGGTGCACAACCGAAGCCCTCATCACTG GATAAGTATTCTTACAAGAATATGCAAGACCGACAAAGATACTCTGCTGAATCATCGAGGCcttcattctcatcttcatccCGCTCATCCTCATTCTCTTCTCTTGACTGTAACAAAGCTAGTCAGTTGGAAGCTGGATCATTTGACAGAATGATTTTCCCCGAAACTTCTTCAAGGGACTCAGCAACGAGCCTGCAGCCCCTGTCTAGTCGACAAACTCTTGACCTTCGAGATCTGGTGAAGGAGTCAATTTATAGGGAAACTCATGGTTCATCGGTGAAGGTTAGGCCTAGTGAGGGAGCAGCAGTTCCGTTCGTGTACAGAGACTCACCAAGGCTACAATCAGAAACCAGTGATGGTGGCGGCAAGAAACAATGCTCGCCTGCTGACATCAAGGAGTCTCTTAGAATTCTTGCTAAGCTTCAAGAGGCACCTCGCTATAATAATGAAGCTAGAGCACTTTTGAGATCATCATCGTGCCATTACAAAGATGGATCATCAGTATCAATCTCAAGAGACGGCCCTCGGTTTTCTTATGATGGAAATGGTTCCAATTCTGCTCTGAAGCTTAAAGACCTTCCAAGACTTTCATTGGACAGTAGGGAGAGCTCGATGCGGAGTGTGGGTGCTGACTCAAAGTCCAGTGTCCTCTCGAAAACTATGCAGAAAAACTGCAGTATGGTCCAAGGGAAGGTTCAAACACGCCCCCCAAGCGTCGTTGCAAAGCTGATGGGTTTGGACTCACTACCGGATTCTGTTTCATCTGGTGACAGCAACATGGGTTCTACTAGGAGTTATCAAGGCGAAAGTTTTGTCGATGAATCGAGCTTGTCTGAGAAAATAGATAAAACCAAACCTGTTCAACCGTCTAGTCCCTTGAAGAACTCGTGGAAGGAGCCCATCTCACCACGTTGGAGGAATTCTGATGGTTCGGTAAAACCTATGTCATGGCTTCCCCTTGAGCCAGCACCGTGGAAGCAGAACGATGGGACGAGGACTTCCCAGAAACCAGCATCCAGAAGTGCAAGAGCTCCTGCAAATGCTTCCACTGTGTTTCCTTCTGTTTACAGTGAGATAGAGAAGAGATTGGGAGATCTTGAGTTCACACAGTCGGGAAAGGATCTTCGAGCACTTAAACAAATACTTGACGCAATGCAGGTAAAGGGACTCTTGGAAACGTCGAAAGATGTGCAAGGTTCAAAATACAGTATTCATAAAGATCACGAGGAGTTCCTTTTAAGTTCCTCAAGATCAGTAGACAGGGGAAAACTACCGGCTGATGAAGTGCTTGCTATCACAAAGAGAAAGGCCATTGCGGCCCAAACTCACGAGTCTCCTATTGTCATCATGAAACCAGCTAAATCTTTGGAGAAATCTGGTATCCCTGTTGGTTCTGTAGTTTCACATGGTGGCTTTTCTAGTCAACCTAATCTTCGGGTTAGTGAATCAGCCAACAATAGAAAAAGTTCATACGGTGGCAGGATATCCAACGATGTGGTTTCAAAGTCTAGTGAACGACAGAGTGCTCTAAGTTCTGTCGGTACAAGAAACAACAGAACTCTAAGGACCACACAGACTTCAACAAAGTCCCAGCAGTCGGCCACAGATGGTTCTGCAGGGTTGGTTAAGATCTCTGGACCAGTAAGCCCGAGAATGCAACAGAAGAAGCTTGAACCTGAGAGAAGGTCTCGGCCTCCCACCCCTCCTGATTCAAGCAAATCAAGAAAGCAGCCAAACAAGCAACAGGCCGAATCCAAATATGCTGGCGGAAGGCAAAGACCAAAGAATAGTTATTCTCAGAAATGTGATGAGCAGCTGAGTGAGGTCAGTGTTGAATCAAGAAATTCAAGTTCCCATGACATTGAGGATTCTGCTGAATCGAATGATACCATCACAAGGGGCTATAGAAATGTTGAATTTAATAGCTCTAAAAGATCTCTGCGGGACACCAATTTGGACAGCTCATCTTCAAAGGCTTCTCAGTTTGTACTATCTAGCGTTGTGGAAAAA AATTCTACCCTGATGCTGAGCGAGGAAGAGGCAGCTGAATCTGGTTATGTTCCTCCTGAGTACTTAAGCCCTGTCTCGGTTCTTGACAATGCAGCATATGCACACGACTCTCCGTCTCCTATAAAGTATTCAGGGAAGACCCTCAAAG TGGATGTGCCCGCAGTCAACGAGAGGGATACAAATGAACGGAGCTCAACTGAGAGCTTCATTTGCAGCTCTGTGGAATTTGGCTCTACATTTGACTACACGAGGGAAAAACTTCAAAACATCGATAACTTAGTTAAGAAGCTCAGAAGACTCAACTCCAGCCATGATGAAGCGCGCACAGACTACATTGCCTCGTTGTGCGAGAACGAGAACCCTGACCACAGATACATATCTGAGATATTATTGGCTTCGGGTCTCCTTCTCCGAGACCTTGGTTCAAACCTGACAGATTTCCAGTTTCATCAATCAGGCAATCCTATAAACCCTGAGTTGTTCTTAGTCTTGGAACAGACAAAGGCTAGCGCTTCATCTAAAGACAAGTCCACCGCCACAACTCGGTTGACAGCAAATGAAAAGCTGCAgagaaaattaatatttgatACTGTCAACGAAACTCTTGCTAGAAAACTGGCCTCCACGAGTTCAGAATCCAAGCCTTGGTGGGGGCAGGTTAAGCTAGCAAGGAAGGTATTGAATGCTCAGAATCTACTCAAAGAACTTTGTTGTGAGATTGAAGAACTCGAGACAAAGAGTCCAATTTGCAGTTCAGGTGACGAAGACGATGGGTGGAAAACCATCTTCTCGCACGACGTGCTGCTCCAGTCGGACAACTGGATGAACTTTGACACTGACACCTCAGGCGTTGTTCTTGACATTGAACGGCTTGTTTTTAAGGATTTAGTCGATGAGATTGTGCGCGGAGAGTCTGCCGGCTTGACAGCAAAACAAGGTAGCCGTAAACCCTCTAGCAAGTGA